In Actinoplanes octamycinicus, the genomic window CGGCGACGGTGCGCTCGCCGATGCCGGCGAGGATGACGTCCGCGTCGGCCTCGCCGATCACCCTGGCCAGCGCGGGATCGTCCTGGATGTAGGACGGCAGGGCCATCCGCAGCACCTGGGTGCCGGCCAGCACGGTCACCGGCCGGCCCTCGGCGTCGGCCACCACCAGGCCGGGCAGGTCCTGGGAGGCCAGCAGGCGGGCGGCGTCGCGGGCGGGCGTCTGCTCGGTCACGGTGTCCATCTCGATGGACACGTCGGCGGCGCGCATGAGATCGACCCTACGCCGGCATCTCACCGGCGCGCGGGGCCGGCTCAGCCGGCCGGCCAGTCCCGGAACGCCGCCAGCAGCCGGTCCCGGGCGTCGGCCGCCAGCCCCTGCTCGGGCAGCTGACCCAGCGCGGCGACCGTGGTCCGGATCTGTTCCAGGTACCGGTCGCAGCCGTCGCACTCGGTCAGGTGCTCGGCGAAGCGCTGCTCGACCGCCGGCTCCAGCGCGCCGTCCAGGTAGGCGGTGACCAGCTCCACGAACTCGTCGCAGTTCACGACCTCGCCTCCTCGGCCCAGCGCCGCTCCAGGGCGGCCCGCAGCGCGGCCCGGCCCCGGTGCAGCAGCACCCGCTGGTTGGCCG contains:
- a CDS encoding CBS domain-containing protein; amino-acid sequence: MRAADVSIEMDTVTEQTPARDAARLLASQDLPGLVVADAEGRPVTVLAGTQVLRMALPSYIQDDPALARVIGEADADVILAGIGERTVADLLPQHRPELPAVSGDATLLEVAAVMARSNVPLVAVVDRATVMTGVITLDGLLDRILGT
- a CDS encoding anti-sigma factor family protein — translated: MNCDEFVELVTAYLDGALEPAVEQRFAEHLTECDGCDRYLEQIRTTVAALGQLPEQGLAADARDRLLAAFRDWPAG